Proteins encoded together in one Streptomyces umbrinus window:
- a CDS encoding SGNH/GDSL hydrolase family protein, with protein sequence MRRRVWGTAVVLALLSAAVTVPATAATAESPTVSEVSALPSVPAKERPLPLERLFDNTAVSDDARPGEADFDGSGGSLSAQDLTAAGWTPGRSLTVQGARLAWPRRAAGGPDNVRTGGQSVRVGGRGDALAFLVAGTGGSEESGTGVVRYTNGSRSAYRLTASDWRGGPLATKAVALPHINTPGGQLTEKARLYVVTVPLVQGRQVASVELPRNPDLHVFALSVHADSRGWTGSWAASTSGYTAVGPWTDRTLRLVVHTSAGGPRVRIRLDNTFAAAPVRIGSATVAVQASGASPRSAPVPLSFGGAAGTEIPAGAQAFSDPLAFDVPTDANLLVSFHLPGTVTAAPVHSLAVQTSYVSTPGDHAADGAPDAYTSTITNWPLLTGVDVGGGPGSVVLLGDSITDGEKSTRDANRRWPDVLAARLRNQSVVPRYGVLNHGISANRVVSDRYTGDGVSTDTGGVSALHRLDRDVLAQTSARTVVVFQGVNDVRWGASAEQVVAGLREIADRARGRGLRVLVATIAPCEGEARCTAAVDAQRVAVNQWIRSGAGSGFDGVLDFDEVLRDPERPARILPAYDSGDHLHPGEAGLAALAESVDLRLL encoded by the coding sequence GTGCGCCGACGTGTCTGGGGTACGGCCGTCGTTCTCGCTCTGCTCTCGGCGGCGGTGACGGTCCCGGCGACGGCCGCCACAGCTGAGTCGCCTACGGTGTCCGAGGTGTCCGCGTTGCCCTCGGTGCCCGCCAAGGAGAGGCCGCTGCCGCTGGAGCGGCTCTTCGACAACACCGCCGTCAGCGACGACGCGCGGCCCGGCGAGGCGGACTTCGACGGCTCGGGCGGCTCCCTGTCGGCGCAGGACCTGACCGCCGCGGGCTGGACGCCCGGGCGCTCACTGACGGTCCAGGGCGCCCGGCTGGCCTGGCCCCGCCGGGCCGCGGGCGGGCCCGACAACGTACGCACCGGCGGCCAGTCCGTACGGGTCGGCGGCCGCGGTGACGCGCTCGCCTTCCTCGTGGCGGGCACGGGCGGCAGTGAGGAGAGCGGCACGGGGGTCGTGCGGTACACGAACGGCTCGCGCTCCGCGTACCGGCTGACCGCGTCCGACTGGCGCGGCGGCCCGCTCGCCACCAAGGCCGTGGCGCTGCCGCACATCAACACACCGGGCGGCCAACTCACCGAGAAGGCACGGCTGTACGTCGTGACCGTGCCGCTCGTCCAGGGGCGTCAGGTGGCCTCGGTGGAGCTGCCCCGCAACCCCGACCTCCATGTGTTCGCACTGTCGGTGCACGCCGACTCCCGTGGCTGGACCGGGAGTTGGGCCGCGTCGACGTCCGGCTACACGGCGGTCGGGCCGTGGACGGACCGGACGCTGCGGCTCGTGGTGCACACCTCGGCGGGCGGGCCGCGGGTGCGGATCCGGCTCGACAACACCTTCGCCGCCGCGCCCGTACGGATCGGCAGCGCGACGGTGGCGGTGCAGGCGTCCGGTGCGAGTCCGCGGAGCGCGCCCGTGCCGTTGTCGTTCGGTGGCGCGGCGGGCACCGAGATCCCGGCGGGAGCACAGGCGTTCAGCGATCCGCTGGCCTTCGACGTGCCGACGGACGCCAATCTGCTCGTGAGCTTCCACCTGCCCGGGACCGTGACGGCGGCCCCCGTGCACAGCCTGGCCGTCCAGACGTCGTACGTCAGCACGCCGGGCGACCATGCCGCGGACGGCGCCCCGGACGCGTACACCTCGACGATCACCAACTGGCCGCTGCTGACCGGGGTCGACGTGGGCGGCGGGCCCGGATCCGTCGTGCTGCTCGGCGACTCGATCACGGACGGCGAGAAGTCCACGCGGGACGCGAACCGGCGCTGGCCCGATGTGCTCGCCGCGCGGCTGCGGAACCAGAGTGTGGTCCCGCGCTATGGGGTCCTCAACCATGGGATCTCGGCGAACCGTGTGGTGAGCGACCGCTACACCGGCGACGGGGTCTCCACCGACACGGGTGGCGTGAGCGCGCTCCATCGGCTCGACCGGGACGTCCTCGCCCAGACGTCGGCGCGTACCGTCGTCGTCTTCCAGGGGGTCAACGACGTGCGCTGGGGAGCGAGTGCGGAGCAGGTCGTGGCCGGGCTGCGGGAGATCGCCGATCGGGCGCGTGGGCGGGGGCTGCGGGTGCTTGTCGCGACGATCGCGCCGTGCGAGGGGGAGGCGCGGTGTACGGCTGCCGTTGACGCCCAGCGTGTTGCCGTGAACCAGTGGATCCGGTCCGGGGCCGGGTCCGGGTTCGACGGGGTGCTCGACTTCGATGAGGTGTTGCGGGACCCGGAGCGGCCCGCGCGGATTCTCCCCGCTTACGACAGCGGGGATCATCTGCACCCGGGGGAAGCGGGACTCGCTGCGCTGGCCGAGTCGGTGGACCTGAGGTTGTTGTAG
- a CDS encoding DUF6278 family protein, which produces MNIPFLGNWRKKRGPAGGVAVFSDSESDREGVAELLSECELLRSQAHQAGVELDDSAASLEALDQLVPRWRDDEESLPWLGNDAGLYLGTVIVRTVPGAVWEIWPGGQPVVRLASGREFDVVAVGHEWAASGAPELSQLYAEVAEA; this is translated from the coding sequence ATGAACATCCCTTTCCTGGGCAACTGGCGCAAGAAGCGGGGCCCTGCCGGAGGAGTTGCGGTCTTCTCCGACAGTGAGAGCGACCGCGAGGGGGTGGCCGAACTGCTCTCCGAGTGCGAACTGCTGCGCTCGCAGGCACATCAGGCGGGGGTCGAACTCGACGACTCCGCGGCCTCGTTGGAGGCGCTGGACCAGTTGGTGCCGCGCTGGCGCGACGACGAGGAGAGTCTGCCCTGGCTGGGCAACGACGCCGGCCTCTATCTCGGCACGGTCATCGTGCGCACGGTCCCCGGCGCCGTCTGGGAGATCTGGCCGGGCGGCCAGCCAGTCGTACGACTGGCCTCCGGCCGTGAGTTCGACGTGGTCGCCGTCGGCCACGAGTGGGCGGCCAGCGGCGCCCCCGAACTCTCACAGCTGTACGCCGAGGTCGCGGAAGCGTAA